The sequence below is a genomic window from Thalassomonas haliotis.
CAAAACAGAAAATGAAAAAGGTTACCACCAAGGCAACAACTGAAATAAATGAAAATTACCGGCCAAGTCGTTGTTTAAACACTGCCTGAATAAAGTCCATAAAAGCTTTTACCTTAGAGATGCTGAGTCTGTGTTTAGGATAGAGGGCATAAACATCGACATCCGGCATACCCCAGTCCGGCATCAACTGTAATAACTTGCCATCCGCCAACTCCTGCTGGCACATATAGTCGGGGATGATCGCCACTCCCAGGCCTTCCATTGCCATTTGTTTCAACATCAAAAAATCATCGACCAGCATTTTAGCCGTCACTTTGAACTCCTTTTGTTCTTCCCCGGATGCCAACAAGAACCGCCCGTTATTCTGGACATTGGTCATTAATAAGAAATCTTTCTGTTTTAGTTGCTCGATCTTCTTTACTTCACCATGGCGCTTGACATAATCCGGGCTGGCATATATTTTTCGGCTCACCTTACCCAGTCGCTTGGCAATCAGGCGTGAATCTTCCAGTTCGCCAATGCGGATAACCAGGTCAAAACCTTCATCTATCAGATCAACACGGCGATTTAATAAATTCAGCTGTAAGTTAACCGCCGGATGTTGGTGCATAAAGCGGCCCAGTACCGGCTTTAGGATTTCATGTCCCATGCCTACCGAAGCACAAACACGCAGCTGCCCTTTCACCTCATTTAATTGCTGGCTGATGCCGGCTTCGGCCAGCTCTACCTCCTGATGAATATTTCGGCAATGGGCAAGATAGTCTTTACCCGCCTCGGTAATATGCTGTGAGCGGGTCGTTCGCTCTAATAACGTGACCCCGAGTTGCTGCTCTAAACGGGAAATCTTTCGACTCAGATTTGCCTTGGGCATATTTAATCGTTCTGCCGCCAGGGTAAAGCTGCCAGCATCAATAACAGCGATGAACAGCATCATATCATTCAGATCTGTTGTCTTTGTCATGAGAACCTGCATTTGTTGTTAAAAATGAGATAATGAGTTTAGCTTATCGATATTTATCAAACAATACCAATTACCTAAGATAGCTCCATCAACAAAACAAACAAGCAAGCAAACGGAGCTAGTCATGAAAATAATATCAAGAGATACATTAGCATTAGGCGGTTTTGCAGGA
It includes:
- a CDS encoding LysR family transcriptional regulator: MTKTTDLNDMMLFIAVIDAGSFTLAAERLNMPKANLSRKISRLEQQLGVTLLERTTRSQHITEAGKDYLAHCRNIHQEVELAEAGISQQLNEVKGQLRVCASVGMGHEILKPVLGRFMHQHPAVNLQLNLLNRRVDLIDEGFDLVIRIGELEDSRLIAKRLGKVSRKIYASPDYVKRHGEVKKIEQLKQKDFLLMTNVQNNGRFLLASGEEQKEFKVTAKMLVDDFLMLKQMAMEGLGVAIIPDYMCQQELADGKLLQLMPDWGMPDVDVYALYPKHRLSISKVKAFMDFIQAVFKQRLGR